In the Epinephelus lanceolatus isolate andai-2023 chromosome 6, ASM4190304v1, whole genome shotgun sequence genome, one interval contains:
- the LOC144463768 gene encoding uncharacterized protein LOC144463768 → MAEMGFTRTVEQIRCHWKSLRLSYYKAIRQNSSSGSDPGTCVFFDALDELLGHRPLSTTDSGVDVGFADDPTPGQGDNAASSISSPATSDTVVTEDPEDEMENSESFKTQEADQPHSAPQQPGPTTRQVKRPRRSAQQHSENLERLQHQHQAWMANQMRQQQERDDQFMSSLMESNAQTTEQAVTLMLDGLQRLMPPIPPQMYSPHPYTTLYRLPNYTSTPKPPNNDDSGDAMFYQSL, encoded by the exons ATGGCAGAGATGGGTTTCACAAGAACCGTTGAACAAATACGCTGCCATTGGAAATCACTCAGGCTATCTTACTACAAAGCTATACGACAGAACAGCAGCAGTGGGTCCGATCCCGGGACATGCGTGTTTTTTGATGCTCTGGACGAACTTTTGGGTCACAGACCCTTATCAACCACAGACAGTGGAGTAGATGTGGGCTTTGCTGACGACCCTACTCCAGGCCAAGGGGACAATGCAGCTTCGTCCATATCATCACCAG CAACAAGTGATACAGTAGTCACAGAGGACCCAGAGGATGAAATGGAGAATAGCGAGTCATTCAAGACTCAAGAAGCTGACCAGCCACACTCAGCACCCCAGCAACCAG GTCCGACAACCAGACAGGTTAAAAGGCCCAGAAGGAGTGCTCAACAACACAGTGAGAACCTTGAGAGGCTGCAGCACCAGCACCAAGCGTGGATGGCAAACCAGATGAGACAACAACAAGAGCGGGACGACCAGTTCATGTCATCCCTGATGGAGTCCAATGCACAGACCACAGAACAGGCTGTAACCCTTATGCTGGATGGTCTCCAGCGATTGATGCCTCCGATACCCCCACAAATGTACAGCCCCCATCCTTACACAACGTTATATCGTCTTCCAAACTACACATCTACCCCAAAGCCACCAAATAATGACGACTCAGGTGATGCAATGTTCTACCAGTCCCTGTAG